The genome window TTTGGTTGCCAGAGTTCATCAAATTTTTGCTGCAATATGTACAGGAAAAGATGGAAATTGATGATGAATCCTCCGAAGAAACTGACGAGGATGAAAGTGAGGAAGAACCTAACaggaaaaaggtgaaaagtctTTCAGTGGTTTGGATTGACAAGAGgctatttttctttgtttcttggaAATGCTTATTTTGATGCTATATGCAACAGCCCAAGGCTTCTTCAGATGGTGGTAAACCAGCTGTGAAATCTGTTCAAAAGGAAAGCAGTTCTGACGAAGAGAGCTCTGATGAGAGTGACGGTGAAGAAGaaagtgaggaagaagaagctcCGAAGACACCAAAGAAAAAAGTAATGCTTTCTTTGTCCCGCTTTAGATAAAATTAAACTGGTAtacttatttttattattacatcCTGGTAAACGTATGTTAGAGTGTTGTAATTTGTTGTCCTTTGAAATATATTTCATTGTGTTGATCTAGCAATTGCATATTCTGGAGATTATACAAAAACTGGAATGCCGTATTTGGGTGGTGTCCACTGTGGGTGCCCCATTCATATAATTTTTAGTCCAAAAAAATCAACATAGATAAGAATGTCTGGATGCAATTAGTAGAAAGACAGAATTGTGTTGTGGCGAGGTGTGACTTCATATTTTTAGGGCTTTTTTCTAAACATGATAGCTTCTACTTTGCACAGttgataaacaaacaaaaaagatatgCTGTTGgttgtttgtttgattatttACAATGAGCTCAGGTAGAGGTTTATGTGTTGCCAACACTAGGCTTTTTTGGAGATGTGATAGCTCATATAGCTCACAGTTGATGCTCTTACCAAAAAGATATAATCATCTTGCAATTTAAAGAAGTGGACTTTTGTGAGCAACTATGTAATAttactttcttgcttgcaaagATTTTTACATTAATTAGACACTGATGTTGTGGAATGCAGGTCACTGATGTTGAAATGGTAGATGGTGAAGTACCAGGATCCCAGAAGAAAGAtgtaatagtttttttttatcctcTCTTTTGTATAACAGTAGTTAACCTCTTTGCTCCGCTGTATTAAGGCCAATTTCGCTATTTGCTTGCCTCTCATGTCATCTTGTAAGCTaacacttttttcttcttcttttgcagTCCAAATCACCTTTTACTCCCCATACACAATCCACAGGATCGAAAACATTGTTTGTGGGCAATCTAGATTATAATATTTCTGTGACTGATGTGTATGTCTAGTTCCCTAGCTTTTGTCTCTAAAAGCCGTGAAAGCTGGTTTTGTCTGACAGGATTAGTTTTGCAGGGAAAGtttcttcaaaaataaagttGATGATGAATTGGTTGATGTTCGTCTAGCGGTGGATGCAGAAGGAAAATTTAGAGGCTTTGGGCATGCGGAGTTTGCCACAACGGAAGCAGCCCAAAAGGTATAGGTGAAATTTAATATATATCCATATTTGTTCACTGTATAGTTTATTGAACAAGGTCATTTATTCATGGCCGTATACATGCATATCTGATTAATACCATGCTGGGTCAACTCcttgtcttttttattttttgagaaataaTATTTTATGATGTGTACCTGCTTACCTGATTAATATCATGCGGGGTCAGCAACTTTTGTCTCTTTTAGTTATTTTGGGAAAACGGTATTTTATTTTGCTACAATActattttgttctctcttcAAATTTTCTTACTGGTTTGTTCCAGTTGTaatcaatcaaaataaaagTGATATCTCCACCTTGAGTTCAAATTATTAGATAGTATAGATTttaaaatttgatgatgattataggtgatcaaaatcatcaaaattcgATGTACATATAGAACTACATTCAGTGGTGATAATTTTTCCTGTATTGTGGCTGCAGTCGCACATTTAACTTTGGTTGTTAATGCTGTGAATAACAAATGACTGTCACTTTCAGTATTTCAGCAATCTGTTGAAGTGATAAAATATCTATAGTTtatatttttcagatttttctCGTTGCATTTAACATATCTGCCTCGTTTTTGCTTCCATGTAATGTTGTTGACCAGTAAGTACTATCTAAAATTACTTGATTTTTATATGGTTTTTACTGGTTTGTTCcggttgtaatcaatcaaaaTAGATGTGATATCTCCTCCTTGAGTTCAAATTATTAGATAGCACATAGTttaaaatttgatgatgattatagataatcaaaatcatcaaaattcgATGTAGATATACGTTCAGTGGGGATAATTTTTCCTGTGTTTTGGCTGCAGTCGCACACTCGCACATATAGCTTTGGTTGATAATTCTGTGAATAACAAATGGCTGTCATTTTCAGCATTTCAGCTATCTCTTGAAGTGATGAAATATCTATAGTTtatatttttcagatttttctGGTTGCATTTAACATATCTGCTTTGTTTTTGCGTCTATATAATGTTGTTGACCAGTAAGTACTATctaaaattatttgatttttatatggTTTGTACTGAAGTTTATTGAAATGAAGTTCTCTAGTGGCTTTGTTTCTCCAGTTCTGCAGTCTCATTGTATTATAAGTGTTTTTTCGGCTTGCTTGTTAATTTTTCTTCCTATCACAGGCTCTTGAATTGCAAGATCAAATGTTGGGAAGGCGTGCTGTTCACCTTGATATGGCTCGTGAAAGGGGCGCTTACACTCCGCACAGCGGGTACTGTTGTACTAGTTTCTATATTGCCGTTCTATTAGATTAGATCAATGAGTTTGTGTCacttatctttttttattgcAAACCATTGTAGCAAAGATAATGGTTCTTTCCAGAAGGGAGGAGGAGGCGAGTCCCAAACCATATTCATTAGGGGTTTTGATAATTCACTTGGAGAAGATCAGGTAAATGTTCTAGGCTTCCCTTACTTTCCTTAACTTTTTGCGGTGTTAACATTGAAGTTCTAACACTCATTTGTGTGCATGAAACCTACAACAAACAGGTTAGGAGCTCTCTTGAAGAGCATTTTGGTTCTTGTGGAGAGATTAAAAGGATATCCCTTCCAAAAGATCGTGAGACTGACATGTTGAAGGGGTGAGTATCTTCATCTTTTTGTCCCTCTATGATGTTAATGCTTCATGTAAGCGAAGTGCTAGTGTACTTTGTGCCAATTTGTTGTTTCAGCTgatgttctttctttttgtttttccttttagtTGTTGATGACTAAACTTGGTGTAGTCTACCTTGTGTATGCGCGCCAACTggaactaattttttttccttgaataaAATTACTGAAAAGATGATGAGATTATCTTCCTTTATTGCTATAATTTCAGGAGCTCCCTGCATATTTTTCTCATCTCCCAAGTCGAGGCTGGAAAAATCCATGTTTAGGTTTTACCATTAGAACTCAGGTCTAATGTGCTTTTGGGCTAGAGTAGTATTAAGATGAGTGGCTTCCTTGAAAGACTTCGTGTAGCATCCCTCACAAGTATTAAAGGTTGTGGATAAAATATAAGTTTAATACATTTGAAGAGACAGCTCAAGAGGCAAATAGTTTTGATTTAAAtgtttatttattgttattttgcTGGTTTATCTGCCAAGACGTAGCTTATTGGTCTTTATTTTATGGTTTTGATTGTAAAACCAATCGCAGGATGGCTTATGTTGAGTTCAATGATGGAAATTGTTTCAACAAAGCTCTAGAACTCAATGGAACTGAAGTTGGAGGTAATTACTTAACTGTGGAGGCGGCAAAGCCGCGTGGTGATTTTCGTGACAGTGCCAGTGGTGGTAGAGGTGGTCGTGGTGGCGGTAGAGGTGGTGGGGGGCGTTTCGGCGGTAGAGATAGTGGAGGGCGATTTGGTGGTAGAGATAGTGGAGGGCGGTTTGGTGGTCGACAAGGCGGAGGACGAAGAGGTGGAGGTGGTTTCAGGGGACGCGGAACCCCTAATAAACCAAGCATGGCTACTCCTGGCACAGGTACATATATTCCTAGCCCATTTTTTCAGTTTATTTCAATGATTTTTAAATGTATGAATCTCATTTTAGTGCTTTGCACCTTCTTGCTGCATTGGTAACCATCCTCATCATTGAAAAGGGATTTCTGGCTATtagatataatattataatgtgTTATAAAAATGGCTAATTTACTTTAGTGTTATCCAGCAAATTCCGTCCTTTCTGgtaaagaaaattttaaggaATTTTATGGGCTGAAAACTATTGAATACTTGGTCTTGTTTAGTCGAAAAAGAATTGCTGCAAATTTTTATTTGGTTATTTCTATTGTGATGCCTCTGTTTTTCAATTTATTATCTAGTTTTAGTCTTGGCTTTTAGTTGAGAATGTTAATAAAATTCCCCTTTGGTTATTTTGTTTGTTCCATTCGAGGAAATTGTTTCTTCTGGTGGTCATTTCGTTGTGAATTCAATGATTTGGCTTATGAATTTCAAAAACTTGACCACTTCAAATTTTTATTCGGATGTCAGGACACAAATGTCCAAAAAGAACAAATGGTGGAAGTATAATTTTGATTGCTTAGTGAGTCGTATTCAGTAGGTTGAGTAGGAGTTTACCCGTATGAGCTTGtcattatattcaaaattggCTTCAGTTGAAGTTGAGTGGATATGTTTATAATGACTTGCCTAATTTAAATAAGcggccttttgtttttttgcaggaaaaaagaagacattTAACGATGATGATTAAAGCAGATAAGCATATGGAGGCAAggccttttgttttttgttaagATGTTGTGTTTTTTCCTATTTCATAGCTATGGCGTATGAAATACAGATATATGCTCGCTACTCGACATTTGGGGCTctgtttatttattatattgttcTGGAAGTTGacttataaaattttgatgGGTGGAAACTATCTTTTTTGTCGTTTGAATTATTTTGTGACCCTTTACTAGTTCTTGATAGTCATTTGTTTCACAGGAAGTAGCGGTTGGTGAAACTATTGTCGTTGATGTATATGATTGTTAAATGCCTGTGCTAATACTGAGGATGTATATGATTGTTAAATTCGCACCTGCAGCGCTGTATGTGCTCTTTAGCTTGGCGATTAGGCCTACAAGAGGAACAGTGGCAGAAAGTGTAGGCTTATTTTGTCGTAATTAGACACATCGTTGAGCGTACACCGAGTACCTGAGATTTGGCGAAATTTTGAGCAGAAAGTTGGTGAAGAGATTATAATTTGCATTTAGTTTTTAGCAACTGTGATTGATAATCAAGAATTTTCTAGACATTGTAGTCGTCGTTCTTTTGTTGACAAGCATACGCAAAGCAATCAGCTTTGGAATGATATTTCATATGCACAGCCATTTCCCACTATCAGTCTCTGTAGGGCAGCACCGAGTTTTCAGTTGCTTATGTATTGAACATCACAATTGTACTATTCGAGCAGCAAATCTGAATTCTCCATTGAATTAGGAAAATCGCAATTTGGGTTACCTTTGAGAGAAGGATCTGGACACCAGCATATTTGTTATTCCAGGAGAATTCTATGACAGCCCATTCAGTTCCACCTATACACGCAGCGTTATTCACAACTTACTTCCAGTAATACTCATCACCAGCCTCCTCTAACAACTCGTCCtttaccaagaaaaaaaaaatatgatttaagATACAATTGAGCCGAAAAAACATGAATGAATATGAACAGTTCTAGGGAAATTTTGTAGTGCTAACGGAATAACCGGATGAAGTATAATACTAGCATTGCTTAGCATTTGCGCTGTTTACAGAGGCAATAGAAGCATAGAGATGCACCACACATGACACATGTGACCCTTCAACTCACACATATGCTATCCATAGGGTTTGAACCCTGTCCACGGGTAGAAATACACAAATGAGATTCAACTAATTTCGTTGTTATGAATTATGATGAATAAAAAGTTGTAGTGATTATCTAATTATCCTACCAATTTAATTTAGGATAGGAGAGTCATCATACAATTAGATTACTTTtggtttttaattattattatactaatttaatttaaaataatgtaaacaaaattttcataattttaataTTCAATAAGGAGTGGAGTACATTGTAAAATCTATTTGAGtttggaaaaataaataaatggattTATTTGAAGTTTTATTGGACTTTTCGTGTTCAAGAAGTAAAAAAACCAAGATCAGATTTAACACGATCATAAAATATACCAACAGAGGAATGTTGTTATGTATGTAAAAGACAACGACAGGGACGCTCCAACTTCAAACCTTTTTAGTCGGGTTAACCAAAACAATGATTACTCGTCAAACCCTTGAATTTCTCACACAATTCTCCACCTCTCCATGCgtaattaaatcaattttcatGGTCTGAAACTTTCGACCGGGAATCGGGCGAATCGAATTAGGATGGAGTCTCCGGCGTCTGAGCCCGCAACTGTCCTTCTTGAAGACTTCGGCCAAAAGGTGGACCTGACGCGGCGGATTCGTGAGGTTCTGTTAAACTATCCGGAGGGGACGACTGTTCTCAAAGAACTTATACAGAACGCCGATGATGCCGGCGCCAAAACCGTTCGCCTCTGCCTTGACCGGCGGGTTCACGGTTCTGACTCCCTTCTATCAGAGAGCTTGGCACAATGGCAGGGTCCTGCCCTTCTTGCTTACAACGACGCCGTCTTCACCGAGGAAGACTTCGTTAGTATCTCCAGAATTGGCGGCAGTAGCAAGCACGGTCAAGCATGGAAGACCGGTCGTTTCGGGTAATGCCACACATTTGTCCGTTAAGTCTGCGTCTTTAGAGTGATATTAATATTTGCTGGTGTTAAGGTACAAAATTGCCCTAGTAGTTTCGAACTCAGATATGCTAATTCAccaggaggaggagaaagaaaaagggaaattgGGATGCAAAGTTTGAACTGCCTGTTAATATAGTCATCCGTCATCACTTGAGAAGAGCATTTTAAATGGAGGAAATGTTATAGTAAAAAATTTGCAACCATGGCCTTTGCAATGTGGATGGCTGGGGAGGGAGGAAGTTTCCATTGGATGCTATGTAGAAGTTGAGATCACCTAcacaactattttttttttgtatgggaaGCTGCAGTTGGATCTGATTTCAACTATTGGCATGCTCTGTATGGGAAGCTTTGATTAGATATGAGTTTGTCAAGTATCAACAATAACTTAGCAGGAGTTTGAATCTTCGCTGATAGGTATTTTCTTTGCAACAAAATGGGGGAACAAATAAACTATATGCAGCTCTATTGTGGGTGGCTGTGGATATTTTGGAAGTCGTAGATTCAGAGCCTCTAGTGGTTTGTTGAACTTATGGACTAAATGAAAGAAACTAGTCTTTGATGGGTCACAATTGTCACTGTGTATCATATGGGATAGGTGATTAGACACCCTTTGCTGTTGGCATGGTGAGAatattgatgaaaatgaagtTTTGTTATATAGTAACGGATTCCCTATTCTTAGACTGGTAAAAGGGCTGGTGTTTTTGCTATACACATGAATTTCACTTTGACCAATCTCTCCTTGCCATTATCATATCCTTTCTAACTAACACCTTCCATCCACTTCCAGTTATAATGGTTTTCAAAAGATACTTCTCCTTGTAAGGTAAACAACAGCCACCTTGCACAAGACTTTCGCAGTGGGGGAATCTATGAAGAGACCGtttttaggaattgaacttgtgacctctaggttacacTTCTGCAACTGTACTagtgggccacatgttcgcctgcaTACTTGTCCTCATAAATGGGAACATTTTCATTTGTTATTTGATATGTTTACTTTTATCCAAAtggttttttatgtttttcataTTGTTTGAGTTGAAATAGTGCTTCTTTGTGGATCTCATTGTAACAATCTTAAGCTGGCGTTTACGATTTAATTTTAATGGGTTTCTGATTTTTCCTTCTTGTGTTTATGGTTTGCTTTGCTAGGGTTGGCTTCAATTCGGTGTATCATTTAACTGATTTGCCCTCTTTTGTGAGTGGCAAATATGTTGTCCTATTTGATCCTCAGGGTGTGTACCTTCCAAATGTTTCTTCTGCAAATCCTGGAAAGAGAATTGAATATGTCAGTTCTTCAGCCATCTCAATCTATAAAGACCAATTCTTTCCCTATTGTGTTTTTGGTTGCAACATGAAAAGTTCTTTTGCTGGAACTTTATTCCGTTTCCCTTTGAGGAATGCAGATCAAGCGGCCAGAAGTAAGCTCTCACGGCAAGTGTATTTAGAAGAGGACAT of Tripterygium wilfordii isolate XIE 37 chromosome 13, ASM1340144v1, whole genome shotgun sequence contains these proteins:
- the LOC120013408 gene encoding nucleolin 2-like; translated protein: MGKSSKKSNPKVEVAPAVVAPTPKSGKKGKREAEEDIEKLVSAKKQKVSEQQALQKKKKIEVKTQKKKQESSSSDESSSSESEDEKKVVAPTKKVGNVAQPPQESSSEESSSDEEPASKVVSSKKQMLDAKNVSVGAPAKKVKPVSSSETSDSDSDEDEGPKPKVTVKSNNMQASAAKNGSSAAQKKKVESSDSSETDSSDEDSDEEEEKTTKATEQLKLPTSKKTTVVASKIEESSESSDEEDSDSDSEDEAPQVSAPKAVIAKKKPDSSSDSSDEDEKEDVQKASDATKKSKPAAMPKKKESESSSESESSEESDSDDDANAAKVAPSKRPLLANETKKSAKEKMEIDDESSEETDEDESEEEPNRKKPKASSDGGKPAVKSVQKESSSDEESSDESDGEEESEEEEAPKTPKKKVTDVEMVDGEVPGSQKKDSKSPFTPHTQSTGSKTLFVGNLDYNISVTDVESFFKNKVDDELVDVRLAVDAEGKFRGFGHAEFATTEAAQKALELQDQMLGRRAVHLDMARERGAYTPHSGKDNGSFQKGGGGESQTIFIRGFDNSLGEDQVRSSLEEHFGSCGEIKRISLPKDRETDMLKGMAYVEFNDGNCFNKALELNGTEVGGNYLTVEAAKPRGDFRDSASGGRGGRGGGRGGGGRFGGRDSGGRFGGRDSGGRFGGRQGGGRRGGGGFRGRGTPNKPSMATPGTGKKKTFNDDD